In a genomic window of Vigna angularis cultivar LongXiaoDou No.4 chromosome 6, ASM1680809v1, whole genome shotgun sequence:
- the LOC108343941 gene encoding putative disease resistance protein At3g14460 isoform X2 — protein sequence MLLCDDGDGMSNDVEVITVLGMGGLGKTTLVQCLYNDCEVQSHFDMTGWACVSDDFDILKVTKKIVESLTSKDCHITNLDVLRVELKNNLRDKKFLLVLDDLWNEKYNDWHNLIAPFRSGRKGSKIIITTRQQRVAQVTHTFPTYELKPLSDENCWRILARHAFGSENFHNYPILEEVGKKIARKCNGLPLAAKTLGGLLRSNVDVGEWNRILNSNMWAHDDVLPALRISYFHLPAHLKRCFAYCSIFPKQHLLDRKELILLWMAEGFLQHIHEDEEMESVGNDCFNELLSRSLIQKENAVAEENFRMHDLIYDLARLVSGRSSYHFDGSEIPRTVRHISFLREMFDISEKFEGLYELKCLRTFLPRLSYPFVQCYLTKMVSHGWLPKLRCLRILSLSKYTNITELPNSIGNLLHLRYLDLSYTSIESLPDETFMLYNLQTLILSNCESLIQLPQKIGNLTNLRHLDISDTNLTEMPTQICNLQELRTLTVFIVGRQDGLSIRDLSKFPYLQGKLSIMNLQNVVNLVDVFGANLNKKEQIEELILGWGSDPQEPQFEKDVLDNLQPSTNLKKLSVKYYGGTSFPNWIGNFSFSKITVLTVSDCNNCLSLPPFGQLPSLKELVIKRMKMVKKVGHEFYGSNVDSQLFQPFQSLENLEFEDMSEWQEWLPCESEGRNFIFPCLKTLYLCKCPKLRGTLPTHLPSLTNVIFSECNQLVTELADVHWNKSIEAIHIAEGQEALLSMLDNFSYCELLIEKCDSLLCLPRMLLAANCLQKLTLTNIPSLIYFPADCLLTSLRSLEIWHCRNLEFISHNTCPKFTSLETLRIWNSCCSMTCFSLGCLPVLQELNIRFIPNLAAITTRGGEAAPKLVDFIVTDCEKLRSLPNQIDLPSLEHLDLSGLPMLESLSPRCLPSCLRSLHVDVGILSSVSKKELSVLFQRLSSLSHLLLKGLGEEDLVNTLLKQQSLPTSLEYMFLHNFNDLKLLEGKGLQNLTSLQMLQMYNCPSIESLPEGQLPHSLQVLSLRECPLLEARYQNHNGKYWYKIAHIPAIKINEKVII from the coding sequence AAAGATTGTCACATTACTAATCTTGATGTTCTTCGTGTTGAATTGAAGAATAACCTAAGAGATAAGAAATTTTTGCTTGTGCTTGATGACCTTTGGAATGAAAAGTATAACGATTGGCATAACCTAATAGCACCTTTCAGAAGTGGGAGAAAGGGAAGTAAAATCATTATTACAACCAGACAACAAAGAGTTGCACAGGTCACACATACATTTCCTACTTACGAGCTGAAACCTCTTAGTGATGAAAATTGTTGGCGCATACTGGCCAGACATGCATTTGGAAGTGAAAACTTCCATAATTATCCAATCTTAGAAGAAGTTGGGAAAAAAATTGCAAGAAAATGTAATGGTCTTCCATTGGCAGCTAAAACATTGGGAGGCCTTTTGAGATCAAATGTTGATGTTGGGGAATGGAATAGAATTCTGAACAGCAATATGTGGGCACATGATGATGTTTTACCAGCTTTGCGCATAAGTTATTTTCATCTTCCAGCACATTTGAAGAGATGTTTTGCTTATTGCTCCATTTTTCCAAAACAACATTTGTTGGATAGGAAggaattaattttgttatggaTGGCTGAAGGCTTTCTTCAACACATTCATGAAGACGAAGAAATGGAATCAGTGGGAAATGACTGTTTCAATGAGTTATTATCTAGATCCTTAATTCAAAAAGAGAATGCTGTTGCAGAGGAAAATTTTCGAATGCATGACCTCATCTATGATTTAGCTAGACTTGTGTCTGGAAGAAGTTCTTACCACTTTGATGGCAGTGAAATCCCAAGAACCGTTCGCCATATATCATTTCTCAGAGAGATGTTTGATATCTCTGAAAAATTTGAGGGCTTGTATGAGCTGAAGTGTTTGCGGACCTTTCTACCACGATTGTCATATCCATTTGTTCAATGTTACTTGACCAAAATGGTATCACATGGTTGGCTGCCAAAACTAAGATGTTTGCGAATACTTTCGTTGTCTAAATACACAAACATCACTGAGTTGCCTAATTCGATTGGCAATTTGTTGCACTTGAGGTATCTGGATCTTTCCTACACCTCAATTGAAAGCTTGCCCGATGAAACATTTATGCTTTACAATTTGCAAACTTTGATATTATCAAATTGTGAATCTCTTATTCAATTGCCGCAGAAGATAGGAAATCTGACTAACTTACGCCACCTTGACATCAGTGACACTAATTTGACAGAGATGCCAACACAAATATGCAACTTACAAGAACTCCGTACCTTGACAGTTTTTATTGTTGGAAGACAAGATGGACTAAGTATCAGAGATTTATCCAAATTTCCCTATCTTCAGGGCAAGCTTTCCATCATGAACCTGCAAAATGTCGTCAATCTTGTGGACGTTTTCGGggccaatttaaataaaaaagagcaGATCGAGGAGCTTATTCTAGGATGGGGCAGTGATCCACAAGAGCCGCAGTTTGAAAAGGATGTACTTGACAACTTGCAGCCATCAACAAATTTGAAGAAACTCAGTGTCAAATACTATGGTGGCACTTCCTTTCCAAATTGGATtggaaatttttcattttccaagaTCACAGTCCTTACTGTAAGTGACTGCAACAATTGTTTGTCACTTCCACCGTTTGGACAACTACCTTCTCTGAAGGAGCTTGTTATCAAAAGGATGAAAATGGTGAAGAAAGTTGGTCATGAGTTCTATGGCAGCAATGTAGACTCACAGTTGTTTCAGCCATTTCAATCACTGGAGAATCTGGAATTTGAAGATATGTCAGAGTGGCAGGAATGGCTACCATGTGAGAGTGAAGGAAGAAActttatttttccatgtcttAAGACTTTGTACCTCTGCAAGTGCCCCAAGCTGAGAGGAACCTTGCCAACTCATCTACCTTCATTGACAAATGTGATTTTCTCAGAGTGCAACCAGCTGGTGACAGAATTAGCTGATGTGCATTGGAATAAATCAATTGAAGCAATACATATTGCAGAGGGACAAGAAGCCTTGTTGTCTATGCTTGACAACTTCTCCTATTGTGAGCTATTGATTGAAAAGTGTGATAGCTTACTATGTTTGCCCAGAATGCTACTTGCTGCAAATTGTCTTCAAAAGTTGACTCTTACAAATATCCCATCTTTGATTTACTTCCCAGCTGATTGTTTGCTCACATCATTGCGCTCACTTGAAATTTGGCATTGTAGAAACTTAGAGTTCATATCTCACAATACATGTCCAAAATTCACATCACTTGAAACACTGAGAATATGGAATAGTTGCTGCTCCATGACATGTTTTTCATTAGGTTGTTTACCTGTCCTTCAAGAGCTTAATATCCGTTTTATTCCCAACTTGGCAGCAATTACTACTCGAGGAGGAGAAGCAGCTCCGAAATTAGTTGATTTTATTGTCACTGATTGTGAGAAACTCAGATCACTTCCAAATCAAATTGATCTCCCTTCCCTTGAACACTTGGATCTATCTGGGCTTCCCATGCTAGAATCATTGTCTCCAAGGTGTTTGCCTTCTTGTTTAAGATCACTTCATGTTGATGTTGGCATACTATCATCTGTATCCAAAAAAGAGTTAAGTGTGCTATTCCAACGCCTATCTTCTCTGTCACATCTTCTACTCAAGGGTCTTGGTGAAGAAGATCTTGTTAACACTCTTCTGAAGCAGCAGTCCCTGCCTACTTCCCTAGAATATATGTTCCTTCATAATTTCAATGACTTAAAGTTGTTGGAAGGAAAAGGGCTTCAAAATCTCACTTCTCTCCAAATGCTTCAAATGTATAACTGTCCTAGTATTGAGTCCTTACCAGAGGGTCAACTTCCACACTCTCTTCAAGTACTCAGTCTTAGGGAGTGCCCTTTACTGGAAGCAAGATATCAAAATCATAATGGGAAATACTGGTATAAAATTGCTCACATTCCTGCAATCAAGATAAATGAAAAAGTCATAATATGA